The following proteins are co-located in the Nocardioides piscis genome:
- the sufU gene encoding Fe-S cluster assembly sulfur transfer protein SufU: MDAALDSLYQEIILDHYKHPHHAGLRDPFEAEVHHVNPTCGDEVTLRVHLAGDTVEDVSYDAVGCSISQASASVMADLLIGKPVDEAMGIHQSFLELMQGKGQVEPDEDVLEDGIAFAGVAKFPARVKCALLSWMAWKDATSQTLSKENS, encoded by the coding sequence ATGGATGCCGCTCTCGACTCGCTCTACCAGGAGATCATCCTGGACCACTACAAGCACCCCCACCACGCGGGCCTGCGCGACCCGTTCGAGGCAGAGGTGCACCACGTCAACCCGACCTGCGGCGACGAGGTGACCCTGCGGGTCCATCTGGCCGGTGACACCGTCGAGGACGTGTCGTACGACGCCGTGGGCTGTTCCATCTCGCAGGCCTCGGCCTCGGTGATGGCCGACCTCCTCATCGGCAAGCCGGTCGACGAGGCGATGGGGATCCACCAGAGCTTCCTCGAGCTGATGCAGGGCAAGGGCCAGGTGGAGCCCGACGAGGACGTGCTGGAGGACGGCATCGCCTTCGCCGGCGTGGCCAAGTTCCCCGCGCGCGTGAAGTGCGCACTGCTTTCATGGATGGCGTGGAAGGACGCGACGTCCCAGACCCTCTCCAAGGAGAACTCATGA
- a CDS encoding cysteine desulfurase — MDGLLPELEVIRKDFPILERQLAGGMPLVYLDSANTSQKPQVVIDTMVDHLERHNANISRAMHQLGAESTEAFEAARDRVAAFIKAPSRDEVIFTKNATEALNLVANTLAWATGDLAIGAGDEVVITEMEHHSNIVPWQLLTERKGATLRWFGLTDDGRLDLSDIDELINERTKVVSLTWVSNMLGTINPVAQIAARAHEVGAIVVVDASQAVPQLPVDVVASGADVLVFTGHKVVGPTGIGVLWGRREVLESLPVFHGGGEMIETVTMARSTYAGLPHKFEAGTPPIIEAIGLGAAVDYLDHVGMEAIHAHEQALTGYALEGLASVPGLTVLGPRDAVSRGGAISFELAGVHPHDIAQVLDSRGVAVRAGHHCAKPAHARFGVQASTRMSSYLYTTPAEIDALVDGLHHTRSYFKVG, encoded by the coding sequence ATGGACGGCCTGCTTCCCGAGCTGGAGGTCATCCGCAAGGACTTCCCGATCCTCGAGCGCCAGCTCGCGGGAGGGATGCCGCTGGTCTATCTCGACTCGGCCAACACCTCGCAGAAGCCGCAGGTCGTCATCGACACCATGGTCGACCACCTCGAACGCCACAACGCCAACATCTCCCGCGCCATGCACCAGCTGGGCGCTGAGTCCACCGAGGCGTTCGAGGCTGCTCGTGACCGGGTCGCCGCCTTCATCAAGGCGCCGAGCCGCGACGAGGTGATCTTCACCAAGAACGCCACCGAGGCGCTCAACCTGGTCGCCAACACGCTCGCGTGGGCGACCGGTGACCTCGCGATCGGGGCCGGCGACGAGGTCGTCATCACCGAGATGGAGCACCACTCCAACATCGTGCCGTGGCAGCTCCTGACCGAGCGCAAGGGAGCGACGCTGCGCTGGTTCGGCCTCACCGACGACGGCAGGCTCGACCTGTCCGACATCGACGAGCTGATCAACGAGCGCACCAAGGTCGTCTCGCTGACCTGGGTGTCCAACATGCTCGGCACGATCAACCCGGTGGCGCAGATCGCGGCTCGTGCCCACGAGGTCGGGGCGATCGTCGTCGTGGATGCCTCCCAGGCCGTGCCCCAGCTGCCGGTCGACGTGGTGGCCTCGGGCGCCGACGTCCTCGTCTTCACCGGTCACAAGGTCGTCGGGCCCACGGGCATCGGCGTGCTCTGGGGTCGACGCGAGGTGCTGGAGTCCCTCCCTGTGTTCCACGGTGGCGGGGAGATGATCGAGACGGTGACGATGGCGCGATCCACCTACGCGGGCCTGCCGCACAAGTTCGAGGCCGGCACCCCGCCGATCATCGAGGCCATCGGCCTCGGCGCTGCTGTCGACTACCTCGACCATGTGGGGATGGAGGCCATCCACGCCCACGAGCAGGCCCTCACCGGCTACGCCCTCGAGGGACTGGCGAGCGTTCCGGGCCTGACCGTGCTCGGGCCGCGCGACGCGGTGTCACGCGGAGGAGCGATCTCCTTCGAGCTGGCGGGCGTCCACCCCCACGACATCGCCCAGGTGCTCGACTCGCGCGGGGTGGCGGTGCGCGCCGGTCACCACTGCGCGAAGCCGGCCCATGCTCGCTTCGGCGTCCAGGCCTCGACCCGGATGTCGTCCTACCTCTACACCACGCCGGCTGAGATCGATGCCCTCGTCGACGGGCTCCACCACACCCGGTCCTACTTCAAGGTGGGTTGA
- a CDS encoding non-heme iron oxygenase ferredoxin subunit, with translation MTYVQVCALSEVPTDEALAVTVGPYDVAVARDGDEVFALQDLCSHAAVALSEGEVANCMIECYLHGSTFDLRTGKPTTFPATEPVATFPVDVRATDDGLHVYVDVETTLNGVTPT, from the coding sequence GTGACCTACGTCCAGGTCTGTGCCCTCTCCGAGGTCCCGACCGACGAGGCCCTCGCGGTCACGGTCGGCCCCTACGACGTGGCCGTCGCCCGCGACGGTGACGAGGTCTTCGCCCTGCAGGACCTCTGCTCCCACGCGGCCGTGGCCCTGTCGGAGGGCGAGGTCGCCAACTGCATGATCGAGTGCTACCTGCACGGATCGACCTTCGACCTGCGCACCGGCAAGCCCACCACGTTCCCCGCGACCGAGCCGGTCGCCACCTTCCCTGTCGACGTCCGGGCCACCGATGACGGCCTTCACGTATACGTCGACGTCGAGACCACCCTGAATGGAGTGACCCCCACATGA
- the sufB gene encoding Fe-S cluster assembly protein SufB — MTSTHPSPSIEDLNPELKGIGRYEFGWSDKNDVGANAQRGLNEDVVRNISNLKSEPQWMLDLRLKGLKLFHRKPMPTWGSDLSTIDFDNIKYFVRSSEKQATSWDDLPEDIKNTYDKLGIPEAEKQRLVSGVAAQYESEVVYHSIREDLEEQGVLFLDTDTALKEHPELFQEYFGTVIPVGDNKFAALNTSVWSGGSFIYVPKGVHVDIPLQAYFRINTENMGQFERTLIIVDEDAYVHYVEGCTAPIYSSDSLHSAVVEIIVKKGGRCRYTTIQNWSNNVYNLVTKRAVCEAGATMEWVDGNIGSKVTMKYPAIYLMGEHAKGETLSIAFAGEGQHQDAGAKMVHAAPHTSSSILSKSVARGGGRTSYRGLIQINEGAYGSKSNVLCDALLVDQISRSDTYPYVDIREDDVSMGHEASVSKVSDDQLFYLMSRGMEQDEAMAMIVRGFVEPIAKELPMEYALELNRLIELQMEGAVG, encoded by the coding sequence ATGACCTCCACGCACCCGAGCCCGAGCATCGAAGACCTCAATCCCGAGCTCAAGGGGATCGGCCGCTACGAGTTCGGCTGGTCGGACAAGAACGACGTCGGCGCCAACGCGCAGCGCGGGCTCAACGAAGACGTCGTCCGCAACATCTCCAACCTCAAGTCGGAGCCGCAGTGGATGCTCGACCTGCGCCTGAAGGGCCTCAAGCTCTTCCACCGCAAGCCGATGCCGACCTGGGGCTCGGACCTGTCGACGATCGACTTCGACAACATCAAGTACTTCGTCCGCTCGAGCGAGAAGCAGGCGACCTCGTGGGACGACCTGCCCGAGGACATCAAGAACACCTACGACAAGCTCGGCATCCCCGAGGCGGAGAAGCAGCGTCTCGTCTCCGGTGTCGCCGCACAATACGAGTCCGAGGTCGTCTACCACTCCATCCGTGAGGACCTCGAGGAGCAGGGAGTCCTGTTCCTCGACACCGACACGGCGCTCAAGGAGCACCCGGAGCTGTTCCAGGAATACTTCGGGACGGTCATCCCGGTCGGCGACAACAAGTTCGCCGCACTCAACACGAGCGTGTGGTCGGGCGGCTCGTTCATCTACGTGCCCAAGGGCGTCCACGTCGACATCCCGCTGCAGGCCTACTTCCGGATCAACACCGAGAACATGGGGCAGTTCGAGCGGACGCTCATCATCGTCGACGAGGACGCCTACGTGCACTACGTCGAAGGCTGCACGGCGCCGATCTACAGCTCCGACTCCCTGCACTCGGCCGTCGTCGAGATCATCGTGAAGAAGGGCGGCCGCTGCCGCTACACGACGATCCAGAACTGGTCGAACAACGTCTACAACCTCGTGACCAAGCGCGCCGTCTGCGAGGCCGGCGCGACGATGGAGTGGGTCGACGGCAACATCGGCTCCAAGGTGACGATGAAGTACCCCGCGATCTACCTCATGGGCGAGCACGCCAAGGGCGAGACCCTGTCGATCGCCTTCGCCGGCGAGGGGCAGCACCAGGACGCCGGCGCCAAGATGGTCCACGCAGCGCCCCACACCTCCTCGAGCATCCTCAGCAAGTCCGTCGCGCGTGGCGGTGGCCGCACGTCCTACCGTGGCCTCATCCAGATCAACGAGGGTGCCTACGGCTCCAAGTCCAACGTGCTGTGCGACGCCCTGCTGGTCGACCAGATCAGCCGCTCCGACACCTATCCCTACGTCGACATCCGCGAGGACGACGTGTCCATGGGTCACGAGGCGAGCGTCTCCAAGGTCTCCGACGACCAGCTCTTCTACCTGATGTCGCGCGGGATGGAGCAGGACGAGGCGATGGCGATGATCGTGCGTGGCTTCGTCGAGCCGATCGCCAAGGAGCTGCCGATGGAGTACGCGCTCGAGCTCAACCGCCTGATCGAGCTGCAGATGGAAGGCGCGGTCGGCTGA
- the sufC gene encoding Fe-S cluster assembly ATPase SufC, with translation MSKLEINDLHVSVETDDGPKTILKGVTLTIDDGQTHAIMGPNGSGKSTLAYSIAGHPKYTVTGGTVTLDGQDVLSMSVDERARAGLFLAMQYPVEVPGVSVSNFLRTAKTAIDGEAPKLRTWVKDVNAALKQLDLDPTFGTRSVNEGFSGGEKKRHEIAQLELLDPKVAVLDETDSGLDIDALKTVSDGVNRFKSKGDKGVLLITHYTRILRYIKPDFVHVFVDGRIAEQGGPELADQLEAEGYDRYTKSATV, from the coding sequence ATGAGCAAGCTGGAGATCAACGACCTGCACGTCTCGGTCGAGACCGACGACGGCCCGAAGACCATCCTCAAGGGCGTCACCCTCACCATCGACGACGGCCAGACCCACGCCATCATGGGCCCCAACGGCTCGGGCAAGTCGACCCTGGCCTACTCGATCGCCGGCCACCCCAAGTACACCGTCACCGGCGGCACCGTCACCCTCGACGGCCAGGACGTCTTGTCGATGAGCGTCGACGAGCGCGCCCGCGCCGGCCTCTTCCTCGCGATGCAATATCCGGTGGAGGTCCCAGGTGTCTCGGTCTCCAACTTCCTGCGCACGGCCAAGACGGCCATCGACGGCGAGGCCCCCAAGCTGCGCACCTGGGTCAAGGACGTCAACGCCGCGCTCAAGCAGCTCGACCTCGACCCGACCTTCGGCACCCGCTCGGTCAACGAGGGCTTCTCCGGTGGCGAGAAGAAGCGCCACGAGATCGCCCAGCTCGAGCTGCTCGACCCCAAGGTCGCCGTGCTCGACGAGACCGACTCGGGCCTCGACATCGACGCGCTCAAGACGGTCTCGGACGGTGTCAACCGGTTCAAGTCCAAGGGCGACAAGGGTGTCCTGCTGATCACGCACTACACGCGCATCCTGCGCTACATCAAGCCCGACTTCGTCCACGTCTTCGTCGACGGCCGCATCGCCGAGCAGGGTGGCCCCGAGCTCGCCGACCAGCTCGAGGCCGAGGGCTACGACCGCTACACCAAGTCCGCGACGGTCTGA
- a CDS encoding NYN domain-containing protein encodes MERTTYLLVDGENIDATLGNSILGRRPRPEERPRWDRLLEWCERAFDQPVKGLFFLAAGTEMPTTFVQALIAIGFTPVPLSGPGKVVDIAIQRTAEALVARAADVVLASHDGDFVDQVSALCDGSRQVGVVGFGEFVNGAFRGLPGLRIIDLEYDVEAFNSALPRVRVIPIDEFDPLDFL; translated from the coding sequence ATGGAGCGCACCACCTATCTCCTCGTCGACGGGGAGAACATCGACGCCACGCTCGGCAACTCCATCCTGGGGCGCCGACCGCGGCCCGAGGAGCGCCCCCGCTGGGACCGACTCCTCGAGTGGTGCGAGCGGGCGTTCGACCAGCCGGTCAAGGGACTGTTCTTCCTGGCCGCCGGCACCGAGATGCCGACCACCTTCGTCCAGGCGCTGATCGCGATCGGCTTCACGCCGGTGCCGCTCAGTGGTCCCGGGAAGGTCGTCGACATCGCCATCCAGCGGACGGCCGAGGCGTTGGTCGCCAGGGCGGCCGACGTGGTCCTGGCCAGCCACGACGGCGACTTCGTCGACCAGGTCTCGGCGTTGTGCGACGGCAGCCGTCAGGTGGGCGTCGTCGGTTTCGGCGAGTTCGTCAACGGTGCCTTCCGGGGACTCCCGGGCCTGCGGATCATCGACCTCGAGTACGACGTCGAGGCGTTCAACTCCGCGCTGCCGCGGGTCAGGGTCATCCCGATCGACGAGTTCGACCCGCTCGACTTCCTGTGA
- the ypfJ gene encoding KPN_02809 family neutral zinc metallopeptidase encodes MRFNPKADISGGRVSDAGRGGGGGMGGGGMRIPIPGGTRAGGGIGGVLIVVLIIVLNMCMGSNGGGGSTSPGTGIDPQGQAGSPQGLQEDSERYANCKTGQDANEDVDCARKAVLFSLEQFWGRTLPEQGGPQLAPAQTKTFSGGVGTGCGQATSQVGPFYCPADQGIYLDTTFFADVLEGQLGGEGGDFVEPYVLAHEYGHHIQNLLGTMGKVRTQKGPDSDAVRLELQADCYAGMWTRDASDGDGILAELDQGDIDEALDSAKTVGDDRIQQKSGQGVDPEGWTHGSSEQRMAWFTTGYEQGTLQACDTFSASQL; translated from the coding sequence ATGCGGTTCAACCCCAAGGCTGACATCAGCGGTGGTCGCGTCAGCGACGCAGGTCGCGGCGGCGGCGGCGGTATGGGCGGCGGCGGCATGCGCATCCCGATCCCGGGCGGCACGCGCGCCGGTGGCGGCATCGGCGGCGTCCTGATCGTCGTGCTCATCATCGTGCTCAACATGTGCATGGGCAGCAACGGCGGCGGAGGCTCCACCAGCCCCGGCACCGGCATCGACCCCCAGGGCCAGGCCGGCAGCCCGCAGGGCCTGCAGGAGGACAGCGAGCGCTACGCCAACTGCAAGACGGGCCAGGACGCCAACGAGGACGTCGACTGCGCACGCAAGGCGGTGCTCTTCTCCCTCGAGCAGTTCTGGGGACGGACCCTCCCCGAACAGGGCGGCCCCCAGCTGGCGCCGGCCCAGACCAAGACCTTCAGCGGCGGCGTGGGCACCGGGTGCGGCCAGGCGACCTCACAGGTCGGGCCGTTCTACTGCCCCGCCGACCAGGGGATCTATCTCGACACGACGTTCTTCGCCGACGTGCTCGAGGGACAGCTGGGCGGAGAGGGCGGCGACTTCGTCGAGCCCTATGTGCTCGCCCACGAGTACGGCCACCACATCCAGAACCTCCTCGGCACGATGGGCAAGGTCCGCACGCAGAAGGGTCCCGACTCCGACGCCGTGCGACTGGAGCTGCAGGCCGACTGCTATGCCGGCATGTGGACCCGCGACGCCAGCGATGGCGACGGGATCCTCGCCGAGCTCGACCAGGGCGACATCGACGAGGCGCTCGACTCGGCCAAGACCGTCGGCGACGACCGGATCCAGCAGAAGTCCGGCCAGGGTGTGGATCCGGAGGGCTGGACCCACGGTTCCTCGGAGCAGCGGATGGCGTGGTTCACCACCGGCTACGAGCAGGGCACCCTCCAGGCCTGCGACACGTTCTCGGCCAGCCAGCTCTGA
- the sufD gene encoding Fe-S cluster assembly protein SufD codes for MESHLNPPGSFDVTDHPVPTGREEIWRFTPLKRLRGLHADAEFNRSAIKASWNTPDGARVQGVTGDEARSLRGISGLVPNTRFAARVLAEVPSTLLVDVPAEVELAEPLVVQLDGHDVTNTEAGHVVMRFGAHSKAIVVVNHTGSASVAAVVEIVVGDGADVTVVSIQDWADDAVHLSHHQALVGRDATYKHAAISFGGDVVRMDANVAYDGPGGSAELLGLYFADEGQHIEHRIFADHNAPRTKSNAIYKGALQGDKAHTVWVGNVLIRKVAEGIETYEENRNLILTDGCHADSIPNLEIETGEIAGAGHASATARFDDTQLFYLQSRGISEKESQRLVVHGFFNDLIRKVGVPSIEERLLATVEAELAKNVLKEVQ; via the coding sequence GTGGAGTCCCACCTCAACCCGCCGGGCTCGTTCGACGTCACCGACCACCCGGTCCCCACGGGCCGGGAGGAGATCTGGCGGTTCACGCCGCTCAAGCGCCTGCGTGGCCTGCACGCCGACGCGGAGTTCAACCGCAGCGCGATCAAGGCCTCGTGGAACACCCCCGACGGTGCGCGGGTGCAGGGCGTCACCGGCGACGAGGCGCGCTCGTTGCGAGGCATCAGCGGTCTCGTCCCCAACACCAGGTTCGCTGCCCGCGTGCTGGCCGAGGTCCCCTCGACGCTGCTGGTCGACGTGCCCGCCGAGGTCGAGCTCGCGGAACCGCTGGTGGTCCAGCTCGACGGCCACGACGTCACCAACACCGAAGCCGGTCACGTCGTGATGCGCTTCGGCGCCCACAGCAAGGCGATCGTCGTGGTCAACCACACGGGCTCCGCCTCGGTCGCTGCGGTCGTGGAGATCGTCGTGGGCGACGGCGCCGACGTCACGGTCGTCTCGATCCAGGACTGGGCCGACGACGCCGTCCACCTCTCCCACCACCAGGCGCTGGTGGGTCGCGACGCGACATACAAGCACGCGGCCATCTCCTTCGGCGGTGACGTCGTCCGGATGGACGCCAACGTCGCCTACGACGGTCCCGGCGGTTCGGCCGAGCTGCTCGGCCTCTACTTCGCCGACGAGGGCCAGCACATCGAGCACCGGATCTTTGCCGACCACAACGCCCCGCGCACCAAGAGCAACGCCATCTACAAGGGCGCTCTGCAGGGCGACAAGGCACACACCGTGTGGGTCGGCAACGTCTTGATCCGCAAGGTCGCCGAGGGCATCGAGACCTACGAGGAGAACCGCAACCTCATCCTCACCGACGGCTGTCACGCCGACTCGATCCCCAACCTGGAGATCGAGACCGGCGAGATCGCCGGCGCCGGTCACGCCTCGGCGACGGCCCGCTTCGACGACACCCAGCTGTTCTACCTCCAGTCGCGGGGCATCTCCGAGAAGGAGTCGCAGCGCCTGGTCGTCCACGGCTTCTTCAACGACCTGATCCGCAAGGTCGGCGTGCCCTCCATCGAGGAGCGGTTGCTGGCCACGGTCGAGGCCGAGCTGGCCAAGAACGTCCTCAAGGAGGTCCAGTGA
- a CDS encoding acVLRF1 family peptidyl-tRNA hydrolase, with product MTHVLVPATRLVRWVDNFTGRHGATALSVREGVLHGTAEDGSAFSAGLPFATAYEGAPDVASFLAAAAAPGEWGVLLVRKGGFAVARLRGRDLVEHKIGQRHVQGRTKAGGQSQQRFARRRDNQARQAYEAAADHAARILRPGPVVVGGNRPAVDEVLADQRLRGLAVVEPWLPVRDPRRAVLDQAVLDAMSVSIEVVNAPIG from the coding sequence GTGACGCACGTGCTGGTGCCGGCCACCCGGCTCGTGCGCTGGGTCGACAACTTCACCGGGCGCCACGGGGCCACCGCGCTGTCGGTGCGCGAGGGGGTGCTCCACGGCACCGCCGAGGACGGTTCGGCCTTCTCCGCCGGTCTGCCCTTCGCGACCGCCTACGAGGGCGCTCCGGACGTCGCGTCCTTCCTTGCCGCCGCAGCGGCGCCGGGGGAGTGGGGCGTCCTGCTGGTGCGCAAGGGCGGCTTCGCCGTGGCGCGCCTGCGCGGTCGCGACCTCGTCGAGCACAAGATCGGTCAGCGACACGTCCAGGGGCGGACGAAGGCGGGCGGGCAGAGCCAGCAGCGCTTCGCCCGGCGCCGCGACAACCAGGCCCGCCAGGCCTATGAAGCGGCCGCCGACCACGCCGCGCGGATCCTGCGCCCTGGCCCGGTCGTCGTGGGCGGCAACCGGCCGGCGGTCGACGAGGTCCTCGCCGACCAGCGGTTGCGCGGACTCGCCGTGGTCGAGCCCTGGCTGCCGGTCCGCGACCCGCGTCGGGCGGTGCTCGACCAGGCGGTGCTGGATGCGATGTCGGTGAGCATCGAGGTCGTCAACGCGCCGATCGGCTAG
- a CDS encoding phosphotransferase yields the protein MWQPEPAWERLPGGSSPSAYGVWLAHEGGREVVVKRLLAPSDTTLPELADWRSFAWWEREAQVALHGLVAETSGLRGPVTIRAEEDDEGITLVQQRVADAANPGLFVARAMGRFARTTPPDVPWLATHQLRDRLRRIERRGGWRTLARTTLADVADHLWHQRSSHLAALEEVPQVLQHGDPTPANLRGRSGDDVVAIDWSSLGTGAVGHDLGLWALAAREDFEPLLAAYVDGLADPALADAAALAARVTSAYTALSRLDWALHQVVDGEGALAGKYSHPSVAPYVLSMQRQAAQIEALLG from the coding sequence ATGTGGCAACCCGAGCCGGCCTGGGAGCGGCTTCCGGGCGGGTCCAGCCCCTCGGCGTACGGCGTGTGGCTGGCCCACGAAGGCGGCAGGGAGGTGGTCGTGAAGCGGCTGCTGGCGCCGAGCGACACGACGCTGCCAGAGCTCGCCGACTGGCGTTCGTTCGCCTGGTGGGAACGCGAGGCACAGGTCGCCCTGCACGGACTGGTCGCAGAGACGTCAGGGTTGCGTGGACCGGTGACCATCCGCGCGGAGGAGGACGACGAGGGCATCACGCTCGTGCAGCAGCGCGTGGCCGATGCCGCCAACCCGGGGCTGTTCGTGGCGCGGGCCATGGGGCGTTTCGCGCGCACCACCCCTCCCGACGTGCCCTGGCTCGCAACCCACCAGCTGCGCGACCGGCTCAGGCGGATCGAGCGCAGGGGCGGCTGGCGGACGCTCGCCCGGACCACCCTGGCTGACGTCGCCGACCACCTCTGGCACCAGCGCAGCAGTCACCTGGCGGCGCTGGAGGAGGTGCCACAGGTCCTGCAGCACGGCGATCCGACACCGGCCAACCTGCGAGGGCGTTCGGGCGACGACGTGGTCGCGATCGACTGGAGCTCGCTGGGCACCGGTGCTGTCGGCCACGACCTCGGGTTGTGGGCGCTGGCGGCCCGCGAGGACTTCGAGCCCCTGCTGGCGGCGTACGTCGACGGGCTGGCCGATCCCGCGCTCGCTGACGCGGCGGCGCTGGCGGCGCGGGTCACGTCGGCGTACACCGCGCTGAGCCGGCTCGACTGGGCGCTGCACCAGGTCGTCGACGGGGAAGGTGCGCTGGCCGGGAAGTACTCCCACCCCAGCGTCGCCCCTTATGTCTTGTCGATGCAGCGCCAGGCCGCGCAGATCGAGGCGCTGCTCGGCTGA
- a CDS encoding metal-sulfur cluster assembly factor, whose translation MKDVVDPELGINVVDLGLVYDVHLDEGSNVVLDMTLTSAACPLTDVIMDQTNSALEGLVNDVAINWVWMPPWGPDKITDDGREQLRALGFNV comes from the coding sequence ATGAAGGACGTCGTCGACCCCGAGCTCGGGATCAACGTCGTCGACCTCGGCCTCGTCTACGACGTCCACCTCGACGAGGGATCCAACGTCGTGCTCGACATGACGTTGACGTCGGCTGCCTGTCCGCTGACCGACGTGATCATGGACCAGACCAACTCCGCGCTCGAGGGCCTGGTCAACGACGTGGCCATCAACTGGGTGTGGATGCCGCCGTGGGGCCCGGACAAGATCACCGACGACGGCCGTGAGCAGCTGCGCGCCCTGGGCTTCAACGTCTGA
- a CDS encoding ABC-F family ATP-binding cassette domain-containing protein gives MITAQQLEVRAGARLLMEDVTFRIAAGDKVGLVGRNGAGKTTLTKILAGEAQPASGKVLTSGEVGYLPQDPRIGDPEVLARDRILSARGLDDVVRRLREAEDEMGSPEPAIHERGMKRWARADAELHAGGGYAAESEAAQIAGSLGIEARILGQQLKTLSGGQRRRVELARILFSGAETLLLDEPTNHLDADSIVWLRDFLKSHRGGLVVISHDNALLEATVNKVMHLDANRCEIDVYNMGWKNYLTQRETDERRRKRERANAEGKAKTLTDQANRMRAKASKATAAQSMLKRAEKMMANLEGERQSDKVARIKFPAPAPCGKTPITAEELSKSYGSLEVFTDVDLAIDKGSRVVILGLNGAGKTTMLRILAGVDQADTGRVVPGHGLKLGYYAQEHETLDTDRTVLENMQSAAPQLTDSEARSVLGSFLFSGDDAHKSAAVLSGGEKTRLALASLVVSSANVLLLDEPTNNLDPASREEVLAAIRTYEGAIILVTHDEGAVRALEPDRVLLLPDGDEDLWNEGYADLVSLA, from the coding sequence ATGATCACTGCTCAACAGCTCGAGGTCCGTGCCGGCGCCCGACTCCTGATGGAGGACGTCACCTTCCGCATCGCCGCCGGGGACAAGGTCGGACTCGTCGGTCGCAACGGAGCCGGCAAGACCACCCTCACCAAGATCCTGGCCGGGGAGGCACAGCCCGCCTCCGGCAAGGTCCTGACCTCCGGTGAGGTCGGCTACCTCCCTCAGGACCCCCGGATCGGTGACCCCGAGGTGTTGGCCCGCGACCGGATCCTGTCCGCGCGCGGCCTCGACGACGTCGTGCGCCGCCTGCGGGAGGCCGAGGACGAGATGGGCTCTCCGGAGCCGGCGATCCACGAGCGCGGCATGAAGCGCTGGGCCCGTGCCGACGCCGAGCTGCACGCCGGCGGCGGCTACGCCGCCGAGTCGGAGGCCGCCCAGATCGCCGGCAGCCTCGGCATCGAGGCCAGGATCCTCGGTCAGCAGCTCAAGACGCTCTCGGGTGGTCAGCGCCGCCGGGTCGAGCTGGCCCGCATCCTGTTCTCCGGCGCCGAGACCCTGCTGCTCGACGAGCCGACCAACCACCTCGACGCCGACTCCATCGTGTGGTTGCGCGACTTCCTGAAGTCCCACCGCGGGGGTCTGGTCGTGATCAGCCACGACAACGCGCTGCTCGAGGCAACGGTCAACAAGGTGATGCACCTCGACGCCAACCGCTGCGAGATCGACGTCTACAACATGGGCTGGAAGAACTACCTGACCCAGCGCGAGACCGACGAGCGGCGCCGCAAGCGTGAGCGGGCCAACGCCGAGGGCAAGGCCAAGACCCTCACCGACCAGGCCAACCGGATGCGCGCCAAGGCCAGCAAGGCCACCGCGGCCCAGTCGATGCTCAAGCGCGCCGAGAAGATGATGGCCAACCTCGAGGGCGAGCGTCAGTCCGACAAGGTCGCGCGGATCAAGTTCCCCGCCCCGGCGCCGTGCGGCAAGACCCCCATCACGGCCGAGGAGCTGTCGAAGTCCTACGGCTCGCTGGAGGTCTTCACCGACGTCGACCTCGCGATCGACAAGGGCTCGCGGGTGGTGATCCTGGGTCTCAACGGTGCCGGCAAGACCACGATGCTGCGCATCCTCGCCGGTGTCGACCAGGCAGACACCGGGCGGGTCGTGCCCGGACACGGGCTAAAGCTGGGCTACTACGCCCAGGAGCACGAGACGCTCGACACCGACCGGACCGTGCTCGAGAACATGCAGTCGGCAGCCCCCCAGCTGACCGACAGCGAGGCGCGCAGCGTGCTCGGGTCGTTCCTGTTCTCCGGCGACGACGCCCACAAGTCGGCCGCGGTGCTGTCGGGCGGCGAGAAGACCCGCCTCGCCCTGGCCAGCCTGGTCGTGTCGAGCGCCAACGTCCTGTTGCTCGACGAGCCCACCAACAACCTCGACCCCGCCTCGCGCGAGGAGGTGCTGGCCGCGATCCGCACCTACGAGGGGGCGATCATCCTGGTCACGCACGACGAGGGGGCGGTCCGTGCGCTCGAGCCCGACCGGGTGCTGCTGCTGCCCGACGGCGATGAAGACCTGTGGAACGAGGGCTACGCCGACCTGGTGTCCTTGGCCTAA